Part of the Acidimicrobiia bacterium genome is shown below.
CAAATGATCCGGACTCTGCTTCTACTACTGCTCGGGCGCCCCGCACCGGCCGCCCCAGCCGCCAGGGGGGCATGCTGGTGACCCGCAAGACTTTGAGTTCTTTATCAAGGTGAGCGACATCTATAGCGAACCGCATACCGAGGGTATGCACCGAGTTGGCGGGGCGCAGCAACATGGCGCCTTCAATACTCGTTCGGCCCAATAAGCCTCGTTGACGGTCCGCACACCTTTCAGCGATTTCCACAGAGCTCAACACTTTTTCACCACAAACCAACCACGGCATAGGTAAGAGCGTAGGTCACACGTTGAAGCGGAACTCCAAAACGTCGCCATCTTCTGGAAAATAATCTTTTCCTTCGGATCGCACTAAACCTGCTTCGCGGGCTTTTACGTAGGAGCCTTGCTCGAGCAAAACGTCCCACC
Proteins encoded:
- a CDS encoding DUF192 domain-containing protein: MPWLVCGEKVLSSVEIAERCADRQRGLLGRTSIEGAMLLRPANSVHTLGMRFAIDVAHLDKELKVLRVTSMPPWRLGRPVRGARAVVEAESGSFERWGLAVGDELEVR